From Streptomonospora salina, the proteins below share one genomic window:
- the ku gene encoding non-homologous end joining protein Ku encodes MASPVWKGTLSFGLVSLPVRLFTARERHGTRFHQFQRGTSDRIRYRRINERTGTEVDSSEIVRGARADESGSDEYVIVEPAELEEIAPGRSRSLEIGAFVPAGDVEALWYDSAYYVAPDSAGSAKPYRLLCRALERSGRLGLTRLVMRERQHLAVVGPQQGVLTLSTLWWADEVRDPAETLPAIPGAELGDRDLELAEQLIGAMADEWRPADYTDDYQERIDELIRAKSAGERVRYAEEGAPEETNVVELTEALRASLRSGDENAARGGGPGSGRRRSGAGGRSGAGGRSGPGSGSGGGGRGRDSGAAPPEPRQAPVAELSKRDLARLASELDVPGRSKMDRRQLAEAVERARAEAAAHSA; translated from the coding sequence ATGGCCTCTCCGGTGTGGAAAGGGACGTTGAGTTTCGGGCTGGTGAGCCTGCCGGTGCGGCTGTTCACCGCCCGCGAGCGCCACGGAACGCGCTTCCACCAGTTCCAGCGCGGTACCTCCGACCGGATCCGCTACCGGCGGATCAACGAGCGCACCGGAACGGAGGTGGACTCCTCCGAGATCGTGCGCGGCGCCAGGGCCGACGAGTCGGGCTCGGACGAGTACGTCATCGTCGAGCCCGCCGAGCTGGAGGAGATCGCGCCAGGGCGGTCCCGGTCGCTGGAGATCGGCGCGTTCGTACCGGCCGGCGACGTCGAGGCGCTGTGGTACGACTCCGCTTACTACGTCGCTCCCGACTCCGCGGGATCGGCCAAGCCCTACCGGCTGCTGTGCCGTGCCCTGGAGCGGTCGGGGCGCCTGGGACTGACCAGGCTGGTGATGCGGGAGCGCCAGCACTTGGCGGTAGTGGGCCCGCAGCAGGGGGTCCTGACACTGAGCACGCTGTGGTGGGCCGACGAGGTCCGCGACCCCGCGGAGACCCTGCCCGCGATCCCCGGCGCCGAGCTGGGCGACCGCGATCTGGAGCTGGCCGAGCAGCTGATCGGCGCGATGGCCGACGAGTGGCGGCCCGCCGACTACACCGACGACTACCAGGAGCGCATCGACGAGCTGATCCGCGCCAAGAGCGCGGGCGAGCGGGTGCGCTACGCCGAGGAGGGGGCGCCGGAGGAGACCAACGTCGTGGAGCTGACCGAGGCGCTGCGCGCCAGCCTGCGCAGCGGCGACGAGAACGCCGCCCGGGGCGGGGGACCGGGCTCCGGGCGGCGCCGCTCGGGCGCGGGCGGCCGCTCGGGCGCGGGCGGCCGCTCGGGACCGGGATCGGGTTCCGGGGGCGGCGGCCGCGGCCGGGACTCCGGCGCTGCGCCGCCCGAGCCGCGCCAAGCGCCGGTCGCCGAGCTGTCCAAACGCGACCTCGCGCGCCTGGCCTCCGAGCTGGACGTCCCGGGCCGGTCGAAGATGGATCGCCGGCAGCTGGCGGAGGCGGTCGAGCGAGCCCGTGCCGAGGCCGCGGCGCACTCGGCGTGA
- a CDS encoding ATP-dependent DNA ligase, whose protein sequence is MLARAVGTFPEGPHWRYEPKWDGYRAIAERDGGVHLTSRSGRPLAPAFPDVAAAVEAVLPPGTAVDGEIVRWSTEGRLDFSALQRRGRASAAARRAAGTEPCHYIAFDLLRADGAELADRPLDERRRFLEELMLRVSEPAVMLGWQTGAPDVARQWFEQMRRVGVEGLVAKDGRGRYRPGRRDWLKYKHRVTTEAIVGGVIGEPGDPRELVVGRRDSQTGALRVAGRTGEIAPAHRGELAALLRPSGGDHPWPRRLPARWGSARGDYARVVPEVVVEIAPDAAASAGRWRHAVGYVRCRSDLAPADVPTDLSVEG, encoded by the coding sequence ATGCTCGCGCGCGCGGTCGGCACCTTCCCCGAAGGGCCGCATTGGCGCTACGAACCCAAATGGGACGGTTATCGCGCCATCGCCGAGCGCGACGGCGGGGTGCACCTGACCTCGCGCTCGGGCCGGCCGCTCGCCCCCGCCTTTCCCGACGTCGCCGCCGCCGTGGAGGCGGTCCTGCCCCCGGGCACCGCCGTCGACGGCGAGATCGTGCGCTGGTCGACCGAGGGCCGCCTCGACTTCTCCGCGCTGCAGCGCCGTGGCCGCGCCTCGGCGGCGGCCCGGCGGGCGGCCGGCACCGAGCCCTGCCACTACATCGCCTTCGACCTGCTGCGCGCCGACGGCGCCGAGCTGGCCGACCGGCCGCTGGACGAACGCCGCCGGTTCCTGGAGGAGCTGATGCTGCGCGTGAGCGAACCGGCCGTCATGCTCGGCTGGCAGACCGGCGCGCCCGACGTCGCCCGGCAGTGGTTCGAGCAGATGCGGCGCGTGGGTGTGGAGGGCCTGGTCGCCAAAGACGGCCGCGGCCGCTACCGGCCGGGCCGCCGCGACTGGCTGAAGTACAAGCACCGGGTCACGACCGAAGCGATCGTGGGCGGGGTGATCGGCGAGCCCGGCGATCCCCGCGAACTCGTCGTGGGCCGGCGCGACTCCCAGACGGGGGCGTTGCGCGTGGCCGGGCGTACCGGCGAGATCGCCCCCGCGCACCGGGGGGAACTGGCGGCACTCCTGCGCCCGTCCGGTGGCGATCACCCCTGGCCCCGGCGGCTGCCCGCGCGGTGGGGCTCGGCCCGCGGGGACTACGCGCGGGTGGTACCGGAGGTCGTCGTGGAGATCGCGCCGGACGCGGCCGCCTCGGCGGGGCGCTGGCGCCACGCCGTGGGCTACGTGCGCTGCCGCAGCGATCTCGCGCCCGCCGACGTGCCCACCGACCTGTCCGTCGAGGGCTGA
- a CDS encoding bifunctional nuclease family protein encodes MKYMEVVGVRVEMPSNQPIVLLKETDGEQYLPIWIGAVEATAIALAQQGVTPARPLTHDLFRDVLEALDADLTTVNITALSDGIFYAELVFSNGVEVSARPSDSIALALRTGAPIYAHEDVVEEAGVPIPDEQEDEVEKFREFLDQISPEDFGRTT; translated from the coding sequence GTGAAGTACATGGAGGTTGTCGGCGTCCGAGTCGAGATGCCCTCGAACCAGCCGATCGTCCTGCTCAAGGAAACCGACGGCGAACAGTACCTGCCGATCTGGATCGGCGCGGTCGAGGCGACCGCGATCGCCCTCGCCCAGCAGGGCGTGACGCCCGCTCGTCCGCTTACCCACGATCTCTTCCGCGACGTGCTCGAAGCGCTGGACGCCGACCTGACGACGGTCAACATCACCGCGCTCAGCGACGGCATCTTCTACGCCGAACTGGTCTTCTCCAACGGCGTCGAAGTCAGCGCCCGGCCCTCCGACTCCATCGCGCTGGCGCTGCGCACCGGCGCGCCCATCTACGCCCATGAGGACGTGGTGGAGGAAGCCGGGGTGCCCATACCCGACGAGCAGGAGGACGAGGTCGAGAAGTTCCGGGAGTTCCTCGACCAGATCTCGCCCGAGGACTTCGGCCGCACCACCTGA